One stretch of Pongo abelii isolate AG06213 chromosome Y, NHGRI_mPonAbe1-v2.0_pri, whole genome shotgun sequence DNA includes these proteins:
- the LOC129047333 gene encoding P2Y purinoceptor 8 codes for MQVPNSTGPDNATLQMLRNPAIAVALPVVYSLVAVVSIPGNLFSLWVLCRRIGPKSPSVIFMINLSVTDLMLASVLPFQIYYHCNRNHWVFGVLLCNVVTVAFYANMYSSILTMTCISVERFLGVLYPLSSKRWRRRRYAVAACAGTWLLLLTALSPLARTDLTYPVHALGIITCFDVLKWTMLPSMAMWAVFLFTIFILLFLIPFVITVACYTATILKLLRTEEAHGREQRRRAVGLAAVVLLAFVTCFAPNNFVLLAHIVSRLFYGKSYYHVYKLTLCLSCLNNCLDPFVYYFASREFQLRLREYLGCRRVPRDPLDTRRESLFSARTTSLRSEACALPEGLEGAPRPGLQRQESLF; via the coding sequence ATGCAGGTCCCGAACAGCACCGGCCCGGACAACGCGACTCTACAGATGCTGCGGAACCCGGCGATCGCGGTGGCCCTGCCCGTGGTGTACTCGCTGGTGGCGGTGGTCAGCATCCCGGGCAACCTCTTCTCTCTGTGGGTCCTGTGCCGGCGCATCGGGCCCAAATCCCCGTCGGTCATCTTCATGATCAACCTGAGCGTCACGGACCTGATGCTGGCCAGCGTGTTGCCTTTCCAAATCTATTACCATTGCAACCGCAACCACTGGGTATTCGGGGTGCTGCTTTGCAACGTGGTGACCGTGGCCTTTTACGCAAATATGTATTCCAGCATCCTCACCATGACGTGTATCAGCGTGGAGCGCTTCCTGGGGGTCCTGTACCCGCTCAGCTCCAAGCGCTGGCGGCGGCGTCGTTACGCGGTGGCCGCGTGTGCAGGGACCTGGCTGCTGCTCCTGACCGCCCTGTCCCCGCTGGCGCGCACCGATCTCACCTACCCGGTGCACGCCCTGGGCATCATCACCTGCTTCGACGTGCTCAAGTGGACGATGCTCCCCAGCATGGCCATGTGGGCCGTGTTCCTCTTCACCATCTTCATCCTCCTGTTCCTCATCCCGTTCGTGATCACCGTGGCTTGTTACACGGCCACCATCCTCAAGCTGTTGCGCACGGAGGAGGCGCACGGCCGGGAGCAGCGGAGGCGCGCGGTGGGCCTGGCCGCGGTGGTCTTGCTGGCCTTTGTCACCTGCTTCGCCCCCAACAACTTCGTGCTGCTGGCGCACATCGTGAGCCGCCTGTTCTACGGCAAAAGTTACTACCACGTGTACAAGCTCACGCTGTGTCTCAGCTGCCTCAACAACTGTCTGGACCCGTTTGTTTATTACTTTGCTTCCCGGGAATTCCAGCTGCGCCTGCGGGAATATTTGGGCTGCCGCCGGGTGCCCAGAGACCCCCTGGACACGCGCCGCGAGAGCCTCTTCTCCGCCAGGACCACGTCCCtgcgctccgaggcctgtgcgCTCCCGGAGGGGCTGGAGGGAGCCCCCAGGCCCGGCCTCCAGAGGCAGGAGAGCTTGTTCTGA